The following are from one region of the Candidatus Zixiibacteriota bacterium genome:
- a CDS encoding ABC transporter ATP-binding protein, translating into MTLDTKKVKRLWDYLRPYWHLELLTFLVMAVLATLALALPVAVKYLIDDLIPGLIAGADNGIRIKPVVYFGLVLGGIYFAQIIFSWARDYLAGYIGANIIADLRSQLFGHLERLSLKFHQSHQVGEIMSRTISDVNRIQSLLTSTLLIFLTNIFMLTAIMVYLLSTNWILTLVAIIPLPLTILLANKFGIRLHRISKKLQETIASFSARLQESLVSIKTIKAFGQESAEQKKMDKILSGLTALYVKNSVTISLSANLVNFVNMIGPIVVLSWGTYLIAGGTMKLGTLMAFYMLLSYLYTPVQSLASLHIEIKSAMASVDRLFEYLDIPPAVIEHNNPIILQKSRGAIGIDSIRFHYQDNGFGLEHFSLKIAAREKIAVVGPSGSGKTTLVNLIARFYDPDAGTISLDGIDMRRISLESLRRNITLVDQEPLLFKTTIFNNIAYSNPDRNPDEVKKAAIVANIHDFIMSLPDGYETEVGERGVTISGGEKQRICLARAILPDPAILILDEATSALDSRSEELIQEALQNILKDKTAIIIAHRLSTIQHADRIIVIDRGRIIDQGSHEELLEKSPLYRELAKRQLKI; encoded by the coding sequence ATGACGCTCGATACGAAGAAAGTAAAAAGGCTCTGGGACTATCTTAGACCGTACTGGCATTTAGAGCTTCTGACCTTTCTGGTCATGGCAGTCCTGGCCACCCTGGCCCTGGCCTTGCCGGTGGCTGTTAAATACCTCATCGATGATTTAATACCGGGTCTGATCGCCGGCGCCGACAATGGTATCAGGATCAAACCGGTAGTATATTTCGGATTAGTCCTGGGCGGGATTTATTTCGCCCAGATTATTTTTTCCTGGGCCCGGGATTATCTGGCCGGATATATCGGAGCCAATATTATCGCCGACCTGCGGTCGCAGTTATTCGGCCACCTGGAGCGTCTTTCTCTCAAATTTCACCAGTCCCATCAGGTCGGGGAAATCATGTCCCGAACCATTTCCGATGTGAATCGCATCCAGAGTCTGTTAACCTCGACTTTACTCATTTTTCTGACCAACATTTTCATGCTGACGGCCATTATGGTCTATCTGTTAAGCACCAATTGGATTCTCACTTTGGTTGCCATAATTCCCCTTCCGCTTACAATTCTGCTGGCCAACAAATTCGGAATCCGATTGCATCGGATCAGCAAAAAACTCCAGGAAACCATTGCGTCATTTTCCGCCCGTCTCCAGGAATCACTGGTTTCGATCAAGACCATTAAAGCCTTTGGACAGGAATCAGCCGAACAGAAGAAAATGGATAAAATCCTATCGGGGCTGACGGCGCTTTATGTTAAAAACAGCGTCACCATTTCACTGTCGGCCAATCTTGTGAATTTCGTCAACATGATCGGGCCGATAGTTGTCCTCTCATGGGGCACCTATCTTATTGCCGGGGGAACAATGAAACTGGGAACCCTGATGGCTTTCTATATGCTTCTCTCCTACTTGTACACTCCGGTTCAAAGCCTGGCCTCTTTGCACATAGAAATAAAATCAGCCATGGCCTCGGTTGATCGGTTATTCGAATATCTCGATATTCCTCCGGCTGTAATTGAACATAACAATCCGATTATACTGCAAAAGTCCCGGGGAGCCATTGGCATTGATAGTATAAGGTTCCATTACCAGGACAATGGTTTTGGTCTGGAACATTTTTCTCTTAAAATTGCCGCGAGAGAAAAAATCGCCGTGGTCGGCCCCTCCGGTTCCGGGAAAACAACCCTTGTTAATCTGATTGCTCGTTTCTATGATCCTGATGCGGGAACAATATCTCTGGATGGGATTGATATGCGCCGCATATCTCTGGAATCGCTTCGCCGCAATATAACCCTGGTGGATCAGGAACCGTTGTTGTTTAAGACAACGATATTCAATAATATCGCTTATTCCAATCCCGATCGAAATCCCGATGAAGTGAAAAAGGCGGCCATAGTGGCCAATATTCATGACTTTATTATGAGCCTTCCTGACGGCTATGAAACCGAGGTGGGCGAACGAGGGGTGACTATTTCGGGCGGAGAAAAACAACGTATCTGCCTGGCCAGGGCTATTCTGCCCGATCCGGCTATTCTGATTCTCGATGAAGCCACTTCCGCTCTCGACTCGCGTTCCGAGGAGTTAATTCAGGAGGCTCTCCAGAATATTCTCAAGGATAAAACCGCCATAATTATAGCGCATCGCCTCTCGACTATCCAGCACGCCGACCGGATAATAGTCATTGACCGGGGACGTATTATCGACCAGGGAAGTCACGAGGAATTACTGGAAAAATCCCCCCTGTATCGTGAACTGGCCAAAAGACAGCTTAAAATATGA
- a CDS encoding B12-binding domain-containing radical SAM protein produces MIAGKKPSILMVYPSCFYYPNYMSRLELKTSQLLLASYLARYFPVEYADFEISIGRANSELQVKRYTRQVRKFLEEREFDILAISCWTSLSYQATLVTARICRELYPDRLIVVGGYHPSARPQDFITDDKVVDYVLLGEGELTLKDIADDFGHSGRPAGTVIAPCKTLPGEQFVDYDWTLLDGFVSTHFPDGIPSLYLYLSRGCPFGCTFCMEPLKERKWRAYPPETAINILQTAANRFKAYSIAISDACFGMRTSWRKEFLKLLEKLKPEYWLIFETRPEYLDAEDIKMLCGLKVEVQFGIESGSADMLSLMKKTRQPRRFLDRFSDISRMLSEHDILHRANLIFNHPGETRQTLRETFDFIDHELERRDSTLIWAPHGYMHFPGCELDRNMEFYCDKFGSRFISTDWWKGTTDQYENSLKFIPSTDLEGNDTDMWRRMIAEREEKFKTTLSPRAFRFAANKYRQDWKNDARYEESKKALGLS; encoded by the coding sequence GTGATAGCCGGAAAAAAACCATCCATCCTGATGGTCTATCCGTCCTGCTTTTATTATCCCAATTATATGAGCAGGTTGGAGTTGAAGACCTCACAGTTGCTTCTGGCCTCGTATTTGGCCCGATATTTCCCGGTTGAGTATGCTGATTTTGAAATTAGTATCGGTCGAGCCAATTCCGAGCTTCAGGTTAAAAGGTACACCCGTCAGGTAAGGAAATTTTTGGAGGAACGGGAATTTGACATCCTGGCCATATCCTGCTGGACCAGTTTATCTTATCAGGCCACCCTGGTTACCGCCCGAATCTGCCGGGAGTTATATCCGGATCGACTGATTGTCGTCGGGGGTTATCATCCCTCGGCCCGGCCGCAGGACTTTATCACCGATGATAAAGTCGTGGACTATGTATTACTGGGCGAGGGCGAGTTAACACTGAAGGATATTGCGGACGATTTTGGCCATTCCGGCCGCCCCGCCGGGACCGTTATTGCTCCCTGCAAAACCTTGCCCGGGGAGCAATTCGTTGATTACGATTGGACCCTGCTGGATGGATTTGTCAGCACTCACTTCCCCGATGGTATTCCGAGTCTGTACCTTTATTTATCCCGTGGCTGCCCCTTCGGATGTACTTTCTGCATGGAACCCCTTAAAGAACGCAAATGGCGGGCCTATCCTCCCGAAACGGCAATAAATATTCTCCAGACCGCGGCTAATCGGTTTAAAGCCTATTCCATTGCCATTTCCGATGCCTGTTTCGGCATGAGAACCTCATGGCGAAAAGAATTTCTGAAACTACTGGAGAAACTCAAGCCCGAATACTGGTTGATTTTTGAAACCCGGCCGGAGTATCTTGATGCCGAAGATATCAAGATGTTATGCGGTCTTAAGGTCGAAGTGCAATTCGGAATCGAAAGCGGCAGTGCCGATATGTTGTCATTGATGAAAAAAACCAGACAACCGCGCCGGTTTCTTGACAGGTTCAGCGATATCAGCCGGATGCTCTCCGAGCATGATATCCTCCATCGCGCCAACCTGATATTCAACCATCCCGGAGAAACCAGGCAAACACTTCGGGAAACGTTCGATTTTATAGATCATGAACTGGAACGCCGGGATAGTACCCTTATCTGGGCCCCGCATGGCTATATGCATTTCCCGGGATGCGAACTTGATCGCAACATGGAATTCTATTGCGATAAATTCGGCAGTCGTTTTATCAGCACCGACTGGTGGAAAGGAACGACCGACCAGTATGAAAACAGCCTGAAATTCATCCCATCCACGGACCTGGAGGGTAATGACACGGATATGTGGCGTCGGATGATTGCCGAGCGCGAAGAGAAATTCAAAACCACGCTCTCTCCCCGGGCTTTCCGGTTTGCCGCCAACAAATATCGCCAGGATTGGAAAAATGACGCTCGATACGAAGAAAGTAAAAAGGCTCTGGGACTATCTTAG
- a CDS encoding radical SAM protein yields the protein MAKFSRYNHFQPWKDGNYIAYNARTGAIALMTEENYRVYRNMYEKLSRNPVTDPDPEEKELAEQLKYGGFLLNNDGDELDQLEFRHLLNRYDRTSLGLIVAPTMACNMACKYCFESDKRGRMSTETIEALLQFIEKQARNLDFVDIAWYGGEPLLALNIIEDITESVLDLAREYKVRYASSMITNGYLLTPENVDKLVKLRVSSLQITLDGPRRVHDENRPLKNGRGSYDTILQNIKYASTKLAVGLRVNIDKNFNGQVLSELLEELNDNGLRDKIGLYFGMLEPWSNVCVNIAEGCYSSLEFSKAEIEYYRLLHEEGFSIEKLPMPISVACLTQNVNCFIVDADGDLYKCFCQVGDKKLSFGNIRNEIDYDHPNFRRIFGLNPFKDEMCQSCDILPICMGGCPARRVDRNLSGEQLCESWRHNLPQMLEIIALSKQQQKKQKTAEIKES from the coding sequence ATGGCTAAGTTTTCAAGATATAATCATTTTCAACCCTGGAAGGACGGTAATTATATCGCCTACAACGCCCGAACCGGGGCCATTGCACTGATGACCGAGGAAAATTATCGGGTCTATCGAAATATGTATGAGAAACTATCTCGGAATCCTGTCACCGATCCGGATCCGGAAGAAAAGGAATTGGCGGAGCAATTGAAATATGGCGGATTTCTTCTAAATAATGATGGCGATGAATTGGACCAGCTTGAATTCCGGCACTTATTAAACCGCTATGACCGCACTTCGCTGGGGCTGATTGTCGCCCCGACCATGGCCTGTAATATGGCCTGCAAGTATTGCTTCGAATCCGATAAAAGGGGCCGCATGTCTACCGAAACGATTGAGGCTCTGCTTCAGTTTATCGAAAAACAGGCTCGAAATCTTGATTTTGTAGATATTGCCTGGTATGGCGGCGAGCCGCTTTTGGCTTTGAATATAATCGAGGATATAACCGAGTCGGTACTGGATCTGGCCCGAGAATATAAAGTCCGTTATGCCTCATCGATGATTACCAATGGCTATCTCCTGACCCCGGAAAATGTTGATAAACTGGTAAAACTTCGCGTTTCCAGTTTGCAGATCACACTTGACGGTCCGCGCCGGGTGCATGATGAAAACCGGCCCCTCAAAAATGGCCGAGGATCTTACGACACCATTCTGCAAAATATTAAATACGCCTCAACCAAGCTGGCGGTCGGGCTGAGAGTGAATATTGACAAGAATTTCAACGGGCAGGTTTTGTCGGAATTGCTTGAAGAATTGAATGATAACGGTCTTCGGGATAAAATCGGCCTTTACTTCGGGATGCTGGAACCGTGGTCCAATGTCTGCGTCAATATCGCCGAAGGCTGTTATAGCAGTCTTGAATTTTCGAAGGCAGAAATCGAATATTACCGTTTGCTTCATGAGGAAGGTTTCAGTATTGAAAAACTTCCCATGCCGATCTCAGTTGCCTGCCTGACTCAGAATGTCAATTGCTTTATTGTCGATGCCGACGGTGATTTATATAAATGTTTCTGTCAGGTCGGAGACAAAAAACTGAGTTTCGGCAATATCCGTAATGAAATCGATTATGATCACCCCAATTTCAGGCGCATTTTCGGACTCAATCCTTTCAAGGATGAAATGTGCCAATCATGCGATATTCTGCCTATCTGTATGGGTGGTTGCCCGGCTCGCCGGGTTGATCGAAATCTGAGCGGTGAACAATTGTGCGAATCCTGGCGGCATAATCTCCCCCAGATGCTGGAGATAATAGCCCTATCCAAACAACAGCAGAAAAAACAAAAAACAGCTGAGATAAAGGAGTCATAA
- a CDS encoding radical SAM protein, whose protein sequence is MSDFEFIPRAVVWEITFACNMNCIHCGTAAGKKRENELTTEEAMHLIDELADLGATQITLSGGEPMLRKDWRELARKVKSRGVQCLLITNGYIVTQEIVNDFAALKIDRVGVSLDGMQETHDKIRRRKNSWERAINALKMICDNGTIAHTAVSSISTLNFHELDQIRDKLLEIGCKRWRIQMVTGTGRMQESKNEVMTVEMLPRFIDKLIEYKKDNRIHISVGENIGYFGCRGTELWDDMPYFGCFAGTRIAGVESDGTVKGCLSMPEDFVEGNIRDSSFKDIWNNPEGFAYNRQFTRETADGECHDCRYLPLCRGGCTTTSFAATGSRANNPYCIYRIEKKQGIKPRETQLIRDILADFEPVEAAAD, encoded by the coding sequence ATGAGCGATTTCGAATTTATTCCCCGGGCCGTGGTCTGGGAAATTACCTTCGCCTGTAATATGAACTGCATCCATTGCGGTACCGCGGCGGGAAAGAAACGAGAGAATGAGTTGACCACCGAAGAAGCGATGCATCTTATCGACGAACTGGCTGATCTGGGAGCGACCCAGATTACCCTGTCCGGTGGGGAACCGATGTTAAGAAAAGATTGGCGGGAGCTGGCGCGAAAAGTCAAATCCCGCGGCGTCCAGTGCCTGTTGATAACCAATGGCTATATTGTCACCCAGGAAATAGTCAATGATTTCGCGGCTTTGAAAATTGATCGGGTCGGGGTCAGTCTCGATGGCATGCAGGAAACGCATGACAAAATCCGACGCCGCAAAAACAGCTGGGAGAGGGCGATCAATGCCCTTAAAATGATCTGCGATAACGGGACCATCGCGCATACTGCCGTCAGCAGTATTTCAACTCTGAATTTCCATGAACTCGATCAAATTCGTGATAAACTCCTTGAAATCGGCTGTAAACGATGGCGGATACAGATGGTGACCGGGACAGGTCGGATGCAGGAGAGCAAAAATGAGGTCATGACCGTCGAAATGCTGCCCCGCTTTATCGACAAGTTGATCGAATACAAAAAGGACAATCGAATTCATATCAGTGTCGGCGAGAATATCGGCTATTTTGGCTGTCGCGGCACTGAATTGTGGGATGATATGCCCTATTTCGGATGTTTCGCCGGAACCCGGATTGCCGGGGTCGAATCCGATGGCACGGTCAAGGGTTGTCTCTCGATGCCGGAAGACTTCGTGGAAGGCAATATCCGCGATTCCTCATTTAAAGATATCTGGAATAATCCCGAGGGCTTCGCTTACAATCGCCAATTTACCCGGGAAACAGCCGATGGGGAATGCCATGATTGCCGGTACCTGCCGCTTTGTCGGGGTGGGTGTACTACGACTTCCTTTGCGGCCACCGGAAGCCGGGCCAATAATCCGTACTGCATTTACCGGATCGAGAAAAAACAGGGCATTAAACCGCGGGAGACCCAATTGATTCGGGATATTCTTGCTGATTTTGAACCGGTCGAAGCGGCCGCGGATTAG